One window from the genome of Ancylothrix sp. D3o encodes:
- a CDS encoding N,N-dimethylformamidase beta subunit family domain-containing protein → MIPSRRTFLKSFLFGLTTPFLSKIPAYTQPKPNNPIILENQKAGTKEWQLTNPAINHEIEGYANLTSVNIGKEIQLFVNTKDPNYTLEIFRMGWYNGDGGRLITQPINLTGIQQPPPLEDEGSALIECDWKNPYILTIPDDWVSGVYLAKLTGNKSNKQSYIMFVVRDNFRPSDILFQSSVTTFQAYNNWGEKSLYRWNSTVKQAYKVSFNRPYAASPNYKAAYGVGAGEFLTNLQPANKVSSAGWEYNMVRWLEKEGYDVTYCTNIDTHFNKRLLLKHKVFLSVGHDEYWSYDMRENIENARDQGINLGFFSANTCFWQIRLEPSRITGESNRTIVSYKEMAPNDPFWRVQDEFSEKRITTLWRKEPLNRPEDALIGVMYETFPVDADITLDDAPEWLLANTGLKKGDKLAGLLGYEVDRIYGNAPKNLIRVCHSPYPHKGGTRYSNTTLYTADSGAIVFATGTIQWSWGLDDFNAPQLRTSRLNLAAQQITHNVLDKMLNRS, encoded by the coding sequence ATGATCCCCTCTCGCCGCACCTTCCTAAAATCCTTCCTTTTCGGACTAACAACCCCCTTCCTCTCCAAAATTCCCGCCTATACCCAACCAAAACCCAACAACCCCATAATCCTAGAAAACCAAAAAGCCGGCACCAAAGAATGGCAACTCACCAACCCCGCCATCAACCACGAAATTGAAGGTTACGCCAACCTCACCAGCGTCAATATTGGCAAAGAAATTCAACTATTTGTTAACACCAAAGACCCTAATTATACCCTGGAAATATTCCGTATGGGCTGGTATAATGGCGATGGAGGCCGGCTCATCACCCAACCCATAAACCTCACCGGCATTCAACAACCGCCACCCCTCGAAGATGAAGGCTCAGCCTTAATTGAATGTGACTGGAAAAACCCTTATATTTTAACCATTCCTGATGATTGGGTAAGCGGCGTTTATTTAGCTAAACTCACCGGCAACAAATCCAACAAACAAAGCTATATCATGTTTGTTGTTCGTGACAATTTTCGCCCCTCAGATATTTTATTTCAATCCAGTGTTACCACCTTTCAAGCTTATAACAATTGGGGCGAAAAATCGCTTTATCGCTGGAATAGTACCGTGAAACAAGCTTATAAAGTTTCCTTCAACCGGCCCTACGCTGCAAGCCCTAATTATAAAGCAGCCTATGGTGTCGGTGCGGGGGAATTTTTAACCAATTTGCAACCGGCAAATAAAGTCTCAAGTGCCGGTTGGGAATACAACATGGTGCGCTGGCTGGAAAAAGAAGGCTATGATGTAACTTACTGCACCAACATCGACACCCATTTTAATAAAAGATTGCTCTTAAAACACAAAGTTTTTCTATCTGTTGGACACGATGAATATTGGTCCTATGATATGCGAGAAAACATCGAAAATGCCAGAGATCAAGGAATTAATTTAGGCTTTTTTTCTGCTAATACTTGTTTCTGGCAAATACGCCTCGAACCTAGCCGCATCACCGGCGAGAGTAACCGCACTATTGTCAGCTATAAAGAAATGGCTCCAAATGACCCATTTTGGCGAGTTCAAGACGAATTTAGCGAAAAAAGAATCACCACCCTTTGGCGAAAGGAACCCCTCAACCGGCCCGAAGATGCCCTCATTGGAGTTATGTATGAAACCTTCCCAGTTGATGCAGATATCACCCTTGATGATGCACCCGAATGGCTATTAGCAAATACCGGCCTCAAAAAAGGCGATAAACTTGCCGGACTTTTAGGTTATGAAGTTGACAGAATCTATGGAAATGCTCCTAAAAATTTGATTCGCGTTTGCCATTCTCCCTACCCACATAAAGGCGGTACAAGATACAGCAACACCACCCTTTATACCGCTGATTCAGGAGCTATTGTTTTTGCCACCGGCACTATACAATGGAGTTGGGGATTGGATGATTTTAATGCCCCCCAATTACGCACCTCTCGCCTTAATTTGGCTGCTCAACAAATTACCCACAATGTGTTAGATAAAATGCTCAATCGTTCTTAG